One genomic segment of Gossypium arboreum isolate Shixiya-1 chromosome 3, ASM2569848v2, whole genome shotgun sequence includes these proteins:
- the LOC108456403 gene encoding 1-aminocyclopropane-1-carboxylate oxidase 5-like encodes MAIPVIDFSKLNGDERAKTLAEIADACEEWGFFQLVNNGIAEELLERVKKVSSEFYKVEREENFKNSKVVNLLNESGDEKLENVDWEDVITLTDDNVNEWSYQTSGFQETMKEFRDELKILAEKIMEVMDENLGLPKGNMKKAFNGGGENNAFFGTKLCHYPPCPNPEKVTGLRAHTDAGGVILLFQDDEVGGLQVLKDGEWIDVQPLKNSIVINTGDQIEVLSNGRYKSAWHRVLSTIDGNRLSIASFYNPSLKATIAPAPQLVKETNEEMDQTYPKFVFGDYMSVYVQQKFLPKEPRFQAVRAV; translated from the exons ATGGCGATTCCGGTGATTGATTTTTCTAAGCTCAATGGCGACGAGAGGGCCAAGACATTGGCTGAGATTGCAGATGCATGCGAGGAATGGGGTTTCTTTCAG TTGGTGAACAATGGGATTGCAGAGGAGCTGCTGGAGAGGGTGAAGAAGGTTTCATCAGAGTTCTATAAGGTGGAAAGGGAAGAGAATTTCAAGAACTCAAAGGTGGTGAATTTGTTGAATGAAAGTGGCGATGAAAAGTTGGAGAATGTGGATTGGGAAGATGTTATAACTTTAACGGATGATAATGTCAATGAATGGTCATATCAAACATCGGGATTTCA GGAAACCATGAAGGAATTCCGAGATGAGTTGAAAATATTGGCTGAAAAAATCATGGAAGTAATGGATGAAAACTTGGGGTTACCAAAGGGAAACATGAAGAAAGCTTTCAATGGTGGAGGTGAAAACAATGCATTCTTCGGCACCAAGTTGTGCCACTATCCGCCATGCCCGAACCCTGAGAAGGTCACTGGTCTTCGAGCCCACACCGATGCCGGTGGCGTCATCTTACTCTTCCAAGATGACGAAGTGGGCGGCCTTCAAGTACTTAAAGATGGGGAATGGATCGATGTGCAGCCATTGAAGAACTCGATCGTCATAAACACTGGTGACCAAATCGAAGTCCTCAGCAATGGGCGATATAAGAGTGCTTGGCACCGTGTTTTGAGCACCATTGATGGCAACAGGCTATCCATTGCTTCGTTTTATAATCCTTCACTTAAAGCCACCATTGCTCCTGCACCACAACTGGTGAAGGAAACGAATGAAGAAATGGATCAAACTTATCCCAAGTTTGTGTTTGGTGATTATATGTCTGTTTATGTTCAGCAAAAATTTCTCCCTAAAGAACCAAGGTTCCAAGCTGTACGGGCCGTGTAA